ACTCACTGGACAAACAAATATCGAGTGGAACTGAAATTCCTTCCCTAGCTCCAGTGGCACCGGGAGCTGTTTCATTGCCTGCCACTCCTGCTTCTTGGCAGCCATTACATTTGCCAGCTTCAAGAGTGTGGGCAGTCCTTCCACTCCGGCTGCTATGGCAACAGTTAATGGACTCTGGTAGGACTGTCCCAAGAGACTGCAGAATTGCCGGGTCAGCTCCTCAGTCATGTTGTCCCAATGAGCAGGAATCAGTAACTCAGCATAAGGggatttttcaagttttccAGCCCACAAGAGAGAACCCATAAGCTTCTGGATCTCATCCAAGTGGATGGAAGCAAAAGGTGCAAGGTGAGTTCTAGCATAAACGAGTGCATCAGCACGACCTTTCTTTTGCAAGATCTCCACAAACTGTAGACGGTGCAGCTTCAGCTCCAGACTTGTAGAATTTTGCTTGAGAGCTTCACGGTTGGCAGAGATCCACTTAAGTGCAGGCTCGATGTTCTTAATCCTCACGGCCTCAAGTATCTGATACATCTCCAAGAACTGAGATCCTAGGGCAGATGCCTCTGGTTCTCCAGCCTCATTTACTAGGCAATCTCCTAAATCAAACAAGCCTTGCCTGTAAAGGTGACTTGCAATGATCTGATTCAGTATATGGTGGTCGAAATCAACATTTCTATATGCCTTGGATATGTCAGGATTAAATACTTTCTCAAGCAGTTTCAAGTACTTGCTGAGATTTGAGTTTAATTCCTTCTGCGGACCTTCTAATTGGCTTTGCAGACCAATTGCATTCAGCTTGACTTTTAGCTCTGCAAGGATGGATTTCAGATCAATAGGGAAGCTGGTGTCATCAACCGACTGGATTTTTGTTAATGTCTGCTCAATTTCAAGTCCCACTTGATCAATTACTTCTTGGGATTTAGAGCAAGACAACTTTTGCTTCTTGGTGACACGATCAAATGCATCCTTTACAGTACTTAGCTccatttcttataaaaaatgagaagttCCTGCAGAATGAAGAGGCATCATAATATGAGCCATGCCATGCATTATTCAAAATACACAGAAACACATGGCTATTATGTCAAGAATGTGAGAACCAAAGAGGATAAGAAAAGCACActtcaaaattacaataagcATGGTATAATtatctataataaataaataacaaaatcacATCTTCACTGGATATCTATCTTTTTCACAAGGTTGGGCTCATCTCAAGCTTTCTCGAGATCAGCGCTAAACTATTAAACACTTCTTCAAGTTATTGAGACCAAAACTATTGAATCTCACGGACAGTCTCATACAAACTCAACATTTGAATCTCTTTCACTAACAAACATGCAATAGATTTGGATATGATCAGTCCAAAAGAATTAAACTAGGGGGAGATACAGTGTCATACATGATCCTCCTATTTAGTCTGactgtaataaaatataacgaGAATAAAACATATCTCAACAATACCTATCATGCTTGCTACAAAAAAACAgctattgaaaaataaattcctgcAAGGTAAATTGATGAACACGTTTTCCCTTGCTACTACTTACAACACCAAGTAATCTAAAAGTTGATGAGTCATCTGAGTCCTTTCAGAATTCTCTCTGCAGCCTAACCAAGTGTCATTAATAGGCCACGTCGTACACAGATGACAAGGCATCAAGTTTCAAACACATAATACAAGCATCTACTCCATTACAAATTTACAATcctatgtaaaaaaaaataaaaaaaaagtccacATTTCAACATAATGCTTCTGATAGCATCCAATAAAATAACCATTAATGAATGGCTGTAGTTCCCTGAGTCCCCAGAATCTTAAAACCTACCAAAAGAAACTGTAAGGTTCTCAACCATATATTTAGGCAATTTCTGTTCATCAAAATACCTCCTCCCAATTTTACTCAGAACCCTAGTACAACAAATAAATTCATCGAGAACCAGCATTTCTGATaagaccctttttttttccaggcATTCCATCAGCAGAAACTAAATCCCCTCCCGACCAAAGTTGGTTGGGGTTCAAACCAAGACTTCTCGTACCACCACAATAGAATTTAATGGTTGAACGAACTAGCACCCGCAATTAGAAATCCAATAAAACACAAATGATAACAAAAAGtccataaattgaaaaatcagtTTAATCCTAAACTAAATCATTGCTACAATGTATCAATAAAAAGCCTGAAAAATCCTAaaccaacaaaaatttaaacccTGCAATATTGCAAGCACCAAGCAACGAACTATAACGAaatcaaaattcattaaaatagcaaaaagaaatataataaaaagataaagaattgCAATATCCATGCGATATAAGCTGTTTTTAATGccaaaaataaacacaaaacctaaaactcaatttttttttaattaatttcctaaACTATAACACAGAATAAATAACAGagaacataaaattataaaattacaagatGCAATAAGGTAAGAGACTGAGaattatattaattgaaattcGCAAAGAATTCGTACCGATTTTAGCAGATCGAGATTGGAGCAAGAGTGAGGGAGAAGAATGTTAAGCGGGCGAGAGCTCGGGGAGACGAAAGGCTTCGTACGACACAAACACACATGTcacttttgttatttaattgcCCCTCAAGTAGTTTCAAGTAGTCAGATATTTGTGCGAAAAATCATGTCGTACAAATTATGCAAATAGTACGATATGTCATctatatgataaatttatgtaCGATAAATCATACAGTGCTTTTTCGGGAATAAATTTTGTACGAGCTGTCATATATATTCcaaatatctaaattttaaGTCATACACATTATTCAGATATTTACGACATGTCATCCGTATTCTCATCCAAGTCCAACCACATGTACTTGAACAAGTCCAAAGCTCAAGAACAGAAGTCTCGCAAAGCACAAATGGGCTTCAACGTTCTGAAAACGTCACCTGTCTCTTGTTCTTCCAGAACCTTCTCCTCAGTCCTCtctaatcttaattttatccACTCTCCGACAACTACCAGACTTTTTACAAACCGCTTGAATTCTTTGGCTCCTTCTTTGCTTAAGCTTAAGCCTCTCACTGTCACTGGCACTGGCTGCATTTCATCATCTGGGTTCTATAGGTCGCTGCGTTTTGAGCAGAATAAGCGTAGCTTTCGTGGTGGGGTTGTTCTAGCCGTGGCTTCCGGGCCTGCGTCGGTCAATAAATCGGAGGAGGAGTGGCGCGCTATTCTCTCACCGGAGCAGTTTCGGATTTTGCGCCAAAAGGCCACTGAGTATGTGATTTTTCTTTGGAAATCGGAAATatgaattttctattttgagaTGAAAACGGAAATGAATGCTTAAATGATTAAAGATTGGCTGGTACTGGTGAAGGATTTAGCTTGTACTCGAATGGCTTAgctttgttgcattggtgtgGTGTGTGAACAAAAAACATGAACAAGAagcttaaaaatttaagaaacaaGAGAAGCGTTGTGTGAGAAAGTATCTTTGACTGTTTCACATTTTAGATTCAGCTGAAATTTGACCGTTTTGATTATATTTATCAACGTGCTTTACTTTTCTGGAGTTATACAAATCTTCCTTTGCCAGTCTCTTGCGTTCAAAGTTAAGATATTAACATGTATCTGAGTAATTTGGAAGTAGAACAAAGACGTCCTTTCCTTATCTAGGAATATTTATTGGGTATCCCTATGTCAACAAGCTTTTAGCTTTGACTTTTGATATGCGATTGGAAATTTGAAACTCAAACCTTTAGTTGATTATGGGTTTTGCAAACTTGTGATGTTTGTGTAGGTTTTTATATTCCATTTCAGTCAAGCCTATTCCGTAAATTTCCATAATAAGTGGTTTGATTACTTGTAACATAAGGGGGTGATGTGGTGGAGGCATATGCTGTGAGAAGTGAAGCCGTGGAAGTACGAAAGTTGTGTCCATAGTCAGACTAGAAAAAACAGAATACTAAAATGTGGGCTACAGACTACAGTTGCGTGATCTAGTAtaaatggttatttttctatatttacAGCAGAAACAGTCATTAATTTGCCAAAACATTACAGGATGGCAAAATGGAGTAATCAGTTAATTAAACAGCGTGCACATTAATTAACTGATTGTTGATATTATTTCTGGGTGGCGTTTGATTGCAGAAGCATACTTTGATTAAGGATGAGGGTGTTTTAGCTGTATTAGTAGATGGGGAGGAGTTGTGtttgaaatctaaatatttcttttctttttaccttttttttttttggttctcaCATACCAAGTCTGAGGACTAGAGAAATATTGTTTTGCTAATGTATCAACCATCTGCTTCCGTTACAAACTAACTCTAGTTTCGAAGATGGAATGCGAATGCTTATCCTTATCTGAGAATCTAATATTAAAAGCTGCAAAGTTGTTTATTACATTCTTTTAGATGGAGTATTGACGTTGTTTTGGGTCCTTCACAGGTACCCAGACACAGGAGAATATGACAAGCATTTTGAAGAGGGTATCTATAACTGTTCTGCTTGTGGGACTCCACTTTATAAGTCCACAACCAAATTTAACTCTGGTTGCGGCTGGCCAGCTTTTTATGAGGGTCTCCCTGGAGCCATAAATTGCAGTGTAAGCTGCCTCAACTCTTAATCTTTCTCTAATATCCATATTAGTTCGTCTTTAACAACATTGTATCATTTTATCAGCCGGACCCAGATGGTCTGAGGATTGAAATTACTTGCGCAGCATGTGGTGGCCATCTAGGCCATGTTTTCAAAGGTGAAGGGTTTCCCACACCCACAGATGAACGGCATTGCGTGAATAGTATATCCCTCAAGTTTGTTCCAGCTAATTCTGGTTCTTCTATGTGAAGTAAAATTACAATTGTTATTTCAAGAACATCGATTCTGTGTAAAATGTGGTAACCCAGTGATGTAACTCAAATAAAGTTGTGATGCTAGCTCATAGCACTGAGAACTTCTTTCTATACTTTCGGCAAATGTGTTCATTCTCTGTTTCTGCTAATAAAAAATCCTGCGATACTGGCTCGCAATTATATATTTACCATACAGTGTATTAAGGTGCTTGTAGGTTTGTTTTCACTTACCGTCAATGTGTATACTACCTATTCCGgaacaaaacagaaaaaatatcGTTGATTCAGTGTGTTTATATTATTGGATGGTTGCGATTCTTTGGGTTGCAGAATTTCAAATGAATGATACTGTTGCAGCCTGGTAGCTTCTCAAAATGAAGCAAGGCCGTTGCTCGCCTTGATCATCTGGGAGTGGGTGACAATTGTTGCTCACCGACATTTTGGAGATATTGAAATCAATGTTATAGATATAAATTGTTATGAGGGAGGAACGCGTTTTGATGTCTTTTACTATTCGGCTAGTgctttaattaacaaattgttACCCATTTACTTGagaatttaaagttttttctaCTTACAAGCTCCTGTCATTTTAGAaccaacttatttatttaaatttaacataatcaTGATACATGAAAAACGAATTATCttgtcaaataaaatatatgagtTTGAAACTTGCTGtaactttaattttgagagaagAACTTGAAATTCGTGTGGGtatgttttttccttttatttaagGTAGCTTCCTCCCATTTCATCATAACAGAAGTgtatgtaatattaaaaaaaaaaagtaatttttttcggtaggaatttctaatttttttttttttaaattctggCATTTCAGATTGTAACATTTCCTTCGTGTTGATAATCTGTAGTCCGCGTTTAATATAAATCGACGTGGATTTTTCCACTTGTCGTGACTATGAAGCTCCTTCCCGGATAAACTACAACTCGCTGTAAAGCCCGCCACGTGTACATTaggattaaaataatatccaGTGGACGTTAAAAGCCAGTTATTGCCCAAACGTTtgcatttccaccacaaaacTAAAACTCTGGATTAAAGTCTTTTCCctctaaattctaaatttctcTCTGCATCTCaaatagttataatataaattcacGGGTCTATAATGTGTGCTCACTTCTTCTCCTCTTGCTTAATTTAGCTGTTCAATATAAGCAAGCGGCACAAGCACAACACTTGGTTTATtgaaagggagaaaaaaaaaaaaatcttaacatAGAATAAAAGTCAAATGCCCTTTTgatttgttgtttttctttattttagtttctttaGTTGAGCTACTATGTTGGAAAGCTTAGCTTGTTATCATCACAGCCCTAAGGTAACCGTTCTTGTTCTGTTATTACTGCTAGTTGTTACCCTTTTCTTAGTGATCAGTATACAtgttcaataataaataataatggtttcttgaattttgttaatgtttttttatttaaacttatatATCCATTGGAAAACACAGTGTTGTATCTTAACTTCGTGAGCGAGACAGTAATTGAGGTTGTTATGATTAATTCCAGTGTTAATGTGTGTTTGAAGTAGTAGCCTTCTTCTGTCacattttatgaaaatttgtcATCAATTAATCCCAGATTGTCTTGATAAATTGCAGGTATATGACATCTTTGGACAAACTAGCTTGATCAGAGCGTACGGTCACGATTCTTATGGCGTGCTATATTTGTGCAAGCAGAAAATTCATGTGCAATCCCATGTTGAAAATTACAAGGTTTATCATCGCTCTTTTGCCTTCATAAATAGTTTTGAGGGAAGGAAACTGTTAGCGCCCTCAATATCTGGTTGGAGATGTTTATCTTTCTCCAACAATAATAGACCGCAGACCCGCTGGGAAGGATTCCGGACATATGCTGCAGCTGAAGTTGCTGGTGCCGTTGATGTCATTAATGATTTAGGATTGGATACTTTGACATTTTTAGCTGTGACTGTCATTGTTGTTCCTGTATTCAAGATTGCTAGAGCTAGCCCTGTAAGAATATCACTcacatttcaattattttctcatttctgTATTTCCTGCCACCTTGggattcttttttaagatTGTGATTGATATCTCAACAATGGTGTTCCTGAATGATAATAAGAATTCTTTGTCGTTCTCAGATACttggtttcttttttgctggaaTTGTTCTCAATCAGCTTGGCATCATCAGAAACCTTACAGATGTTAAAGTTCTGTCTGAATGGGGAATTCTTTTCTTGGTAAGCACAATTGCTAATTCCGTTAGTGCCACTTATGTTTTGTTCTTCTGCTGGGTTGCTTATCAATCTAATGagctaaaatttattattcaatcaTTATTGGTGATGTCTCTCATATTGTTACTGGTGTTCCTTTCAGCTGTTTGAGATGGGCTTGGAGCTTTCACTTGCACGCCTGAAGGCCCTTGCAAAATTTGCCTTTGGAATGGGATTGACCCAGGTTTGATTTTAACTATTAAACTGTGATCCAAAAGTTAATAGGCTTTAAAATCTTGTGGATAACACAGTGCACAAAATTTAAGCTGTTTGGCATGATCCTGCACCAACAAGCTGGATGAATTTGTGACAATATCTTAAGAAGTGTTTGCATGTTATTAAATTGCACTTTCACAACTTGGAGGTTAATTTCCATATCTATGTTTGAAAAGCAAACTCAAATGTTTAGCTTTGCTGTCAGAGTTAAGATTATGTTGGTGAGAGGGGGAACTCTCATAGCAGACTGTGAATTTATATCCTTTTCTGACCtttcattttccttatttGTGGAAGGTTGTGTTATCCACTCTTGCTTTCACAGCATTTGAACTTCCTCCTAATGGAGCTGTGGGAACAAGAATCTTGGAGTTTCTTTTCCACTCAAGGTCGGATTTGGTGAGAACACACTTCTATTCATGTTAAAAGTGGTcacatgcatttttttttctttattcggTCCCGTATTTGGACTGTGATTTCAGTCTAGTATCTCTTATCCCCtgttttttatatgaattttaatcCTCTTAATATTGTTAAACAGCATGGTGAGTGGGCATTCTATTGTGCTTTCATATTTATCCACATATATCCATATTTTTTCTGTTGAAAATTATTGATGAGCCATGCTTTTGTGGGAAGATTATAAATAACTCTGTTTTTAAAGGAGAAACAATGTTAGAGACTGCCTTGGGCCGTTCCTTGGAACAATAATCTATGAAACTTAAGGAGCATGGAATATAAATAATGCCTATTGGGTGAAGCAATGAACGTACTTTCTAATGGATTTATATTAGTCAGCCGCtggaaatttttatattagcaAAGTGGTCACAGTaaatttttgatttgtaattttcatcGTTCTTTAATCTAACTTTCCAAAAATTCGTTGATTTATGAATCTTGATCCTGATGAATGCTTCTCAAGTCAAAATTAGGAATTATTTACCATTTGAGTGTTTCCAACTGTAGCTTGATATTGAAATATTGTGATGATATTCttcttgtgtttgtttgtacaaattgtaataatttttctcagGTCAACATCAGAAGCATTGATGAAGCTGTAGTCATTGGTGCTGCTTTATCTTTGTCATCTTCAGCTTTTGTTCTGCAGGTATCCAAATTGCTAATATCTATAAATGATTTTGTAGATCCTACAATAAGCTTTTCTCAAATTGCTATTTAGTGAATTATGAGATTTCCGGGAACTGTATTGGATAGAGCATTGTGGAGCTTATCATGCATGATGTATGTATAGCTTCTTGCAGAGAAAGGCGAGCTCCCAACAAGATTTGGCTCAGCAACTTTGGGAATCCTGCTGCTACAGGTTATATTTATTGCTTTTGCTTTAGcaattctttataaaatttctattatttcCTTTGAGGGACTCTCATATGACATCAATAACCCTTTTGGACTTGTGCTGCTCGATATGTGCAGGACATAGCGGTCGTCCCTCTCTTAGTCATACTGCCAGTGTTAGAGAGCCAGGTAAGCGAGAGGTTTTTCTTTCCTAGGAAAAAGCTAAATCTCTATCAAAGATGGACTGGAACATCTCTTAAATGATGAAATGGCTTTTGAATAAAATGCCAATGATAATTTCTGATGTCCTTAAATAACCAAAACTAATTGTTAACTTTGAATATCcatgataatttcttatatgtgttcttttctttatctctTACGCTCAGTTTATTAACTTTGTGAACTGAGACTATTAGCTGGCatcttttctgttttcttACTCTTTCCCTATTTTCTGTTCTTACTTTCTACTTTTCCCTTCTAGCTGAGACACTTATTACTTTCTCCCCTGATATGTAcatgctttcattttcttagtaATTGCTTcattcattgtttctttctatttttaaaatagcaGTACTTTTATGGTTCCAGATCTGGTTTGCACTATGATTCCattgagttaaaatatatatatatatattagtctAAACCATATATACCTCGCAATAATATTTAAGGGAATTGTTCTCACTAACTTTGGTACTATATATTGAACTGGGAATAGCTTTTTATCTAATGAAGGTGATGTAAATCAAGTGTTAAATAAGGGTTCGAGGTGCTTCTGGAAGAAACTTTGGTCACCGGGGGAGCTGtttttctctctcctttttttcccctcatgCATTggtttttcaactttttcacAGAATTTAGCAGAAGGGAGTGTCTGGCCAATGCTTGTTAAAGAAAGTTTGAAGGCATTAGCTGGATTAGGTCTACTTTCTCTTGGAGGAAAATATCTTCTTCGGCGAGTTTTTGAGGTGGCAATTTGCTTTCTAGTGAAactctttattttcaatttttctgaAGCTATGCTGAACTTATGAAATTTAGGTTGTTGCAGAAGCAAGGAGCTCAGAAGCTTTTGTTGCACTTTGCCTTCTAACTGTTGCAGGGACATCACTTCTTACCCAGAAACTGGGCTTCAGTGACACGGTTTTAACTCTACTCTATGTTGGAAAACATTTTTGGCTGATAGTTCCCAGTCCACATTATAACAGAATTTGATTTCATTGAGCAGCTTGGAGCATTTTTGGCGGGGGCGATATTAGCAGAAACAAATTTCCGGACTCAGATTGAAGCTGATATAAGACCATTTAGAGGCTTACTTCTAGGATTATTTTTTGTGACTACTGGGAGTTCTATTGATATTGAGGTACTTGAAAATTATGTGAAGTTATGTTTCCTTGGATCTATATTTCAATGAAGCATATGgctttgttttttcaatttgatacGCGTTAATACTTCTGAAATAGCATATTCACTAATAATTCTTGTCTGCATTTCTTccattattcttcttttcctgTGCAGCTTCTTTTCCGAGAGTGGCCAAATGTACTTGCGCTCCTGGCAGGTTTAATCATCATCAAGACACTGATCATATCAGCAATAGGTCCCCGTGTAGGCCTCACTCTGCAAGAAAGTGTGAGAATAGGATTGCTTCTATCTCAAGGAGGCGAGTTTGCCTTCGTAGTATTTTCTCTAGCTAACAGGTCAGTCATAAATTCCACCATTTTGCTTCGATAAGGCAGTTTAACATACAAGATTTGCCTCTGGTCATAAAATCTCATTCCTTGTCGGAAACAGGCTGGGGGTGCTACCACTTGAGCTTAACAAGCTGCTCATAATTGTTGTTGTACTGTCAATGGCTCTGACTCCATTGCTTAATGAAATTGGAAGATGGGCTGCTGATTTCATTGAT
This window of the Citrus sinensis cultivar Valencia sweet orange chromosome 8, DVS_A1.0, whole genome shotgun sequence genome carries:
- the LOC102619036 gene encoding protein RMD5 homolog, with translation MELSTVKDAFDRVTKKQKLSCSKSQEVIDQVGLEIEQTLTKIQSVDDTSFPIDLKSILAELKVKLNAIGLQSQLEGPQKELNSNLSKYLKLLEKVFNPDISKAYRNVDFDHHILNQIIASHLYRQGLFDLGDCLVNEAGEPEASALGSQFLEMYQILEAVRIKNIEPALKWISANREALKQNSTSLELKLHRLQFVEILQKKGRADALVYARTHLAPFASIHLDEIQKLMGSLLWAGKLEKSPYAELLIPAHWDNMTEELTRQFCSLLGQSYQSPLTVAIAAGVEGLPTLLKLANVMAAKKQEWQAMKQLPVPLELGKEFQFHSIFVCPVSREQASEENPPMLMPCLHVLCKQSIMKLSKSSTRSFKCPYCPADASVAQCRQLYF
- the LOC102619922 gene encoding peptide methionine sulfoxide reductase B5-like encodes the protein MSSVFSSKSNHMYLNKSKAQEQKSRKAQMGFNVLKTSPVSCSSRTFSSVLSNLNFIHSPTTTRLFTNRLNSLAPSLLKLKPLTVTGTGCISSSGFYRSLRFEQNKRSFRGGVVLAVASGPASVNKSEEEWRAILSPEQFRILRQKATEYPDTGEYDKHFEEGIYNCSACGTPLYKSTTKFNSGCGWPAFYEGLPGAINCSPDPDGLRIEITCAACGGHLGHVFKGEGFPTPTDERHCVNSISLKFVPANSGSSM
- the LOC102620197 gene encoding K(+) efflux antiporter 3, chloroplastic, translating into MLESLACYHHSPKVYDIFGQTSLIRAYGHDSYGVLYLCKQKIHVQSHVENYKVYHRSFAFINSFEGRKLLAPSISGWRCLSFSNNNRPQTRWEGFRTYAAAEVAGAVDVINDLGLDTLTFLAVTVIVVPVFKIARASPILGFFFAGIVLNQLGIIRNLTDVKVLSEWGILFLLFEMGLELSLARLKALAKFAFGMGLTQVVLSTLAFTAFELPPNGAVGTRILEFLFHSRSDLVNIRSIDEAVVIGAALSLSSSAFVLQLLAEKGELPTRFGSATLGILLLQDIAVVPLLVILPVLESQNLAEGSVWPMLVKESLKALAGLGLLSLGGKYLLRRVFEVVAEARSSEAFVALCLLTVAGTSLLTQKLGFSDTLGAFLAGAILAETNFRTQIEADIRPFRGLLLGLFFVTTGSSIDIELLFREWPNVLALLAGLIIIKTLIISAIGPRVGLTLQESVRIGLLLSQGGEFAFVVFSLANRLGVLPLELNKLLIIVVVLSMALTPLLNEIGRWAADFIDDKFASEDKVEEMVNYEGSEPVVIVGFGQMGQVLANLLSAPLASGSDGNTVGWPFVAFDLNPSVVKESRKLGFPILYGDASRPAVLLSAGITSPKAVMIMYTDKKRTIEAVQRLRLAFPAIPIYARAQDMMHLLDLKKAGATDAILENAETSLQLGSKLLKGFGVMSDDVTFLRQLVRNSMEIQAQEVLSQKDDQEFDIMKPLQVRVADIVETEKTIPSTSNDDKLSREDNTDTAGEDAKGVLYCELNGTNNFLDQTKGAGEMNTVNPSMPLITTTEES